The following proteins come from a genomic window of Micromonospora zamorensis:
- a CDS encoding dolichyl-phosphate-mannose--protein mannosyltransferase has protein sequence MVEVTGEPSPNQEPAAPSAGGGGASAALRRRFATVDSQVDRFSWLATAVVVTIAAILRFVGLSSPKGKIFDETYYAKDGYGLISRGVEWNYKDNVPSYVVHPPLGKWLIGLGEWAFGYQDADSKVSVPGHLMTTAPEFGWRFSAAVIGTLSVLLLVRIGRRMFRSTVLGCAAGLLLALDGFHLVLSRAALLDIFLLFFVLAAFGALVLDRDARRRRWARALDDGLDPSQPGRAGRPPTGWRTWPWWRLAAGVLIGCACAVKWSALYFVPVFALLVILWEVGVRRSAGVRRPWRDTVLDELPWLVLAGVLMLATYVATWSGWLLTDDGYYRLASAYPSAPLSDRPVIGPLINLFEYHRAAYGFHAQLDDAHKYQSWPWQWLLLGRPVAFHWSGDGACGAPTCASEILLLGTPLLWWSFLPALAALAWLGLARRDWRAGAILLTVAAGLLPWFWFALDGRTMFSFYAAPALPFLVLAVVYVLGALIAPAGGDVGEVAPLVPGDPSYERRLVGSIAAGAYVLLVGLCFAYFYPIFVGKVIPYSDWLSRMWLDGRWI, from the coding sequence ATGGTCGAGGTGACGGGCGAGCCCAGCCCCAACCAGGAGCCGGCGGCACCGAGTGCCGGTGGCGGTGGCGCGTCCGCCGCGCTCCGGCGAAGGTTCGCCACCGTCGACAGCCAGGTGGACCGGTTCTCCTGGCTGGCCACGGCGGTGGTGGTGACCATCGCGGCGATCCTGCGCTTCGTCGGGCTGTCCAGCCCGAAGGGCAAGATCTTCGACGAGACCTACTACGCCAAGGACGGCTACGGGCTGATCTCCCGCGGCGTCGAGTGGAACTACAAGGACAACGTCCCGTCGTACGTCGTGCACCCGCCGCTGGGCAAGTGGCTGATCGGCCTCGGCGAGTGGGCCTTCGGCTACCAGGACGCGGATTCGAAGGTCTCCGTCCCCGGGCACCTGATGACCACCGCGCCGGAGTTCGGCTGGCGGTTCTCGGCGGCCGTGATCGGCACCCTGTCGGTGTTGCTGCTGGTCCGCATCGGTCGGCGGATGTTCCGCTCGACGGTGCTCGGCTGCGCAGCCGGCCTGCTGCTCGCCCTGGACGGCTTCCACCTGGTGCTGTCCCGCGCTGCGCTGCTCGACATCTTCCTGCTCTTCTTCGTGCTGGCCGCGTTCGGCGCGTTGGTGCTCGATCGGGATGCCCGCCGCAGGCGCTGGGCGCGGGCCCTGGACGACGGGCTCGACCCGAGCCAACCGGGCCGTGCCGGCCGGCCGCCGACCGGTTGGCGCACCTGGCCGTGGTGGCGGCTGGCAGCCGGGGTGTTGATCGGCTGCGCCTGCGCGGTCAAGTGGAGCGCTCTGTATTTCGTACCGGTCTTCGCGCTGCTGGTGATCCTCTGGGAGGTCGGCGTCCGCCGCTCGGCGGGGGTCCGCCGGCCCTGGCGGGACACAGTGCTCGACGAGCTGCCCTGGCTGGTCCTCGCCGGTGTGCTCATGCTGGCCACCTATGTCGCCACCTGGTCGGGCTGGCTGCTCACCGACGACGGCTACTACCGGCTCGCGTCGGCCTACCCGAGCGCCCCGCTCAGCGACCGCCCGGTGATCGGGCCCCTGATCAACCTCTTCGAATACCACCGGGCGGCGTACGGCTTCCACGCCCAGCTCGACGACGCGCACAAATACCAGTCGTGGCCGTGGCAGTGGCTGCTGCTCGGCCGGCCGGTGGCGTTCCACTGGTCCGGTGACGGCGCCTGCGGCGCACCGACCTGCGCCTCCGAGATCCTGCTGCTCGGCACCCCACTGCTCTGGTGGTCGTTCCTGCCCGCCCTGGCGGCGCTGGCCTGGCTGGGTCTGGCCCGCCGCGACTGGCGGGCCGGCGCGATCCTGCTGACCGTGGCGGCCGGGCTGCTGCCCTGGTTCTGGTTCGCTCTCGACGGCCGCACGATGTTCTCGTTCTACGCCGCGCCAGCGCTGCCGTTCCTGGTGCTTGCCGTGGTGTACGTGCTCGGCGCGCTGATCGCGCCCGCCGGGGGTGACGTGGGTGAGGTGGCACCGCTGGTGCC